In a genomic window of Alcanivorax sp.:
- a CDS encoding DUF3332 family protein, with the protein MKKILASASAAALLTGCLGQNALFDTVQDWNATATNNKFVNQGISFVFWWVPVYGLSLLGDIIIFNSIEFWTGTNPISKQGAKVAGTTETVTDGLGNEAELTYHADGSINVVAAQESYTLIKQGDQVIKVQDDKREVLGSVMM; encoded by the coding sequence ATGAAGAAAATTCTCGCCAGTGCATCTGCTGCCGCTCTGCTGACCGGTTGTCTTGGTCAGAACGCCCTGTTCGATACCGTCCAGGACTGGAATGCCACCGCCACCAACAACAAATTCGTCAACCAGGGCATCTCTTTTGTGTTCTGGTGGGTACCGGTTTACGGCCTGTCGCTGCTCGGCGACATCATCATTTTCAACTCCATCGAGTTCTGGACCGGCACCAACCCGATCAGCAAGCAAGGCGCCAAGGTCGCCGGCACAACGGAGACCGTGACCGACGGGCTGGGCAATGAAGCCGAACTGACCTACCACGCAGACGGCTCCATCAACGTGGTCGCCGCTCAGGAAAGCTACACCCTGATCAAGCAAGGCGATCAGGTCATCAAAGTGCAGGACGACAAGCGCGAAGTGCTCGGCTCGGTGATGATGTAA
- the recC gene encoding exodeoxyribonuclease V subunit gamma: MQNGLMVLHGNRLETLTELVADWLQREPLSPLETETFLVQSNGMAQWLKLQLADALGISAGFQFQMPARFLWSAYRTVLGESQVPRTSPFDKSRLLWRLYRLLPTLLNNDHFGPLRHFLADDVDGRKRHQLAERLADLFDAYQVYRADWLADWESGNDRLRKAQDRDAFDDFPTSQLWQAHLWRALLADMNDSKQGLSRSAIHRDFMAALTQHQEQGMPPPGLPRRLIIFGISALPQQALEALAALSQHCQILMLVQNPCQHYWADIVEDKQLLRRQLDNRKRHLTALPENRVNPLLAAWGKQGRDFIGLLYDHDDPDSYRSAFQNQIDLFENCDPQTLLQHLQQDILDLEPLPAPDQRPPLEIDSSLHFRIGHSAQREVEILQDELLDRFSNDPSLQPRDVIVMVPDIEAYAPHIDAVFGRLDRDDPRYLPYTLSDRSAGAASPLAQAVESLLHLPQWRFTATDILDLLDVPAVRERFGIDESDLSQLARWIDQARIRWGLNSQQRTTLEVPGFEQNSWAFGLKRMLAGYLLGDGPAWMGIEPLDEVAGLGAELAGRLSRLLDTLEHHWQQSRQDASAREWQQRFTQLLDDLFAPVDETDQTLDAGLRDALNDWLAACAEADFDSPLPLTVARRPLLDALNAESLSQRFMAGRINFCTLMPMRAIPFRHVCLLGMKDGDYPRQQQPMDFDLMRQWGNYRPGDRSRRDDDRYLFLEALLSARDSLYISWTGRNVRDNSERPPSVLVAQLRDHINQRWHTDQGEPVDALTVAHPLQPFSARYFFHTDQGAANDSDSLHTYANEWRALHDGQAPAVSNAQPLPPLDTDEPITCAALGRFLKQPVAHFFEQRLKARLKQQRQVLDDSEPFAFDGLQRFQLQDQLLNEALRAGPEHAGDAMAHTLDRLAGSGDLPLAPFDEGSRDSLLMPLSQPLEHYFALLAESGAPQPQQEIRLNAGPLQIEDWLTDLRGSAANAQRLVLHTGKLKERFDKLTRDWTLHLAACAAGHPLTTHIQGQDGRVTLPHLNRSDAQFCLDQLGHAWQQALCEPLPIACATAFAWLKGEEKDNGDNEARKVFESGFMHTGEQDKEPAIARAWADFDTMLAVRHGDHSAFAYWTEQLYAPLYQHAQWQEPGDDV, translated from the coding sequence ATGCAAAACGGGCTGATGGTGCTGCACGGCAACCGTCTGGAAACCCTCACCGAGCTGGTGGCCGATTGGCTGCAGCGTGAGCCGCTATCACCGCTGGAAACGGAAACCTTCCTGGTGCAATCCAACGGCATGGCCCAGTGGCTGAAATTGCAATTGGCGGATGCCCTGGGCATCAGCGCCGGCTTCCAGTTCCAGATGCCCGCCCGTTTTTTGTGGAGCGCCTATCGCACCGTACTCGGCGAAAGCCAGGTGCCGCGCACCTCCCCCTTCGATAAATCCCGCTTGCTATGGCGGCTCTACCGTCTGCTGCCTACCTTGCTGAATAACGACCACTTCGGCCCATTGCGGCACTTTCTCGCCGACGATGTGGATGGCCGCAAACGCCATCAGCTGGCCGAGCGACTGGCGGATCTGTTCGATGCCTATCAGGTGTATCGGGCAGACTGGCTGGCGGACTGGGAAAGCGGCAACGACCGTCTGCGCAAGGCCCAGGATCGCGACGCCTTTGATGATTTCCCCACCAGCCAGTTATGGCAGGCACATCTGTGGCGCGCTCTGCTGGCAGACATGAATGACAGCAAGCAGGGCCTCAGCCGCAGCGCCATCCACCGGGATTTCATGGCCGCACTGACTCAACACCAGGAACAGGGCATGCCACCGCCGGGCCTGCCCCGCCGCTTGATCATCTTCGGCATCAGCGCCCTGCCCCAGCAGGCTCTGGAAGCGTTGGCCGCGCTCAGCCAGCACTGCCAGATCCTGATGCTGGTACAGAACCCCTGCCAGCATTACTGGGCAGATATCGTCGAAGACAAACAACTGCTGCGACGCCAGCTGGACAACCGTAAACGCCACCTGACCGCCCTGCCGGAAAACCGCGTTAACCCGCTGCTGGCCGCCTGGGGCAAACAGGGCCGGGACTTTATCGGCCTGCTCTACGATCACGACGATCCGGACAGTTATCGCAGCGCCTTCCAGAACCAGATCGATCTGTTTGAAAATTGCGACCCGCAAACCCTGTTGCAACACCTGCAGCAGGACATTCTCGATCTGGAACCCCTGCCGGCACCGGACCAGCGTCCGCCCCTGGAAATTGACAGTTCTCTACATTTCCGCATCGGCCACAGCGCCCAACGGGAAGTGGAAATTCTCCAGGATGAACTGCTGGACCGTTTCAGCAACGACCCGAGCCTGCAGCCCCGCGACGTGATTGTGATGGTGCCGGACATCGAAGCCTATGCGCCGCACATTGATGCGGTGTTCGGCCGACTGGACCGGGACGATCCCCGCTATCTGCCCTACACCCTCAGCGACCGCAGTGCCGGGGCCGCATCCCCTCTGGCCCAGGCGGTGGAATCCCTGCTGCACCTGCCCCAGTGGCGCTTCACCGCCACCGACATACTCGATCTGCTGGATGTGCCGGCCGTGCGCGAACGCTTCGGCATCGACGAAAGCGACCTGTCGCAACTGGCCCGCTGGATCGACCAGGCCCGCATTCGCTGGGGCCTGAACAGCCAGCAGCGCACCACCCTGGAGGTGCCCGGCTTCGAACAGAACAGCTGGGCCTTCGGCCTGAAACGGATGCTGGCCGGCTACCTGCTCGGCGACGGCCCGGCCTGGATGGGCATCGAACCCCTGGACGAAGTGGCCGGCCTGGGCGCGGAGCTGGCCGGGCGCCTGTCGCGCCTGCTCGATACCCTCGAACACCACTGGCAACAGTCCCGTCAGGACGCCAGCGCCCGGGAGTGGCAACAGCGCTTTACTCAACTGCTGGACGACCTGTTCGCCCCGGTGGACGAAACCGACCAGACCCTGGATGCGGGCCTGCGCGACGCCCTCAATGACTGGCTGGCCGCCTGCGCCGAAGCCGACTTCGACAGCCCCCTGCCACTCACCGTGGCCCGCCGCCCCCTGCTCGATGCCCTGAATGCGGAAAGCCTGTCGCAACGGTTCATGGCCGGGCGCATCAACTTCTGCACCCTGATGCCCATGCGCGCCATTCCCTTCCGCCATGTCTGCCTGCTGGGCATGAAGGACGGCGACTACCCGCGCCAGCAGCAGCCCATGGATTTCGATCTGATGCGGCAATGGGGTAACTATCGCCCGGGGGATCGTTCCCGCCGGGACGACGACCGCTACCTGTTTCTGGAAGCCCTGCTCAGCGCCCGCGACAGCCTCTACATCAGCTGGACCGGCCGCAACGTACGCGACAACAGCGAACGCCCGCCCTCGGTGCTGGTGGCGCAACTGCGCGACCATATCAACCAGCGCTGGCATACCGACCAGGGCGAACCGGTGGATGCCCTCACCGTGGCCCATCCGCTGCAACCGTTCAGCGCCCGCTACTTCTTCCACACCGACCAGGGGGCGGCCAACGACAGCGATTCGCTACACACTTACGCCAACGAATGGCGCGCCCTCCACGATGGCCAGGCTCCCGCTGTCAGCAACGCCCAGCCCCTGCCGCCACTGGATACCGACGAACCGATTACTTGCGCCGCCCTGGGTCGCTTTCTCAAGCAACCGGTGGCACATTTTTTCGAGCAACGGCTGAAGGCCCGCCTGAAACAGCAACGCCAGGTCCTGGACGACAGCGAACCCTTCGCCTTCGATGGCCTGCAACGTTTCCAGCTACAGGACCAGTTGCTCAACGAAGCACTGCGCGCCGGCCCGGAGCATGCCGGCGACGCCATGGCGCACACCCTGGATCGCCTGGCCGGCAGCGGCGACCTGCCCCTGGCGCCCTTTGACGAAGGCAGCCGCGACAGCCTGCTGATGCCCCTGTCGCAGCCACTGGAACACTACTTTGCCCTGCTGGCCGAGAGCGGCGCACCGCAACCCCAACAGGAAATCCGCCTGAATGCCGGCCCGCTGCAGATCGAAGACTGGCTTACCGACCTGCGTGGCTCCGCCGCCAATGCCCAGCGGCTAGTGCTGCACACCGGCAAGCTCAAGGAACGCTTCGACAAACTCACCCGGGACTGGACCCTGCACCTGGCCGCCTGCGCCGCCGGGCATCCGCTGACCACCCATATCCAGGGCCAGGATGGCCGCGTCACCCTGCCCCACCTGAACCGCAGCGACGCCCAGTTCTGCCTGGACCAACTGGGCCATGCCTGGCAGCAGGCCCTGTGCGAACCGCTGCCCATCGCCTGCGCCACCGCCTTTGCCTGGTTGAAAGGGGAAGAAAAAGACAACGGCGACAACGAGGCACGCAAGGTGTTCGAATCCGGATTCATGCACACCGGCGAACAGGACAAGGAACCGGCCATTGCCCGGGCCTGGGCCGACTTCGACACTATGTTGGCTGTCCGCCATGGTGACCACAGCGCCTTTGCCTATTGGACCGAGCAACTCTATGCCCCGCTCTATCAACATGCACAGTGGCAAGAGCCAGGAGACGACGTATGA
- a CDS encoding lysine 2,3-aminomutase encodes MPETNAVIPLHQSTEPQFEQFEEPRRFKVFTARQLDKIEPLKRLDDETRFAMEVVANVLPFRVNEYVIDELIDWDKVPNDPIYQLTFPQKGMLAPEHFDKVAEAMRGGDKAEIKAAIAEVRDALNPHPAGQMEHNMPEVDGEKIDGVQHKYNETVLFFPSQGQVCHSYCTFCFRWAQFIGDNDLKIATKEAGQLKKYIQAHPEITDVLITGGDPLVMKTKNLRAHIEPLLELDQIRTIRIGSKALTFWPQRVVSDDDAQDLLDLFREVQASGKHLALMAHYNHWQELETDIAREAVRRVRATGAVIRAQGPLLAHINDNADDWARLWQTQVELGIIPYYMFVERDTGARRYFEVPLAKAWQIYRDAMKQVSGIARTARGPSMSSHPGKVEIQGVTEINGEKVFALRFIQGRNHDWVQRPFFAKYNEEATWLNHLEPAFGEEKFFFEDELAEMESE; translated from the coding sequence ATGCCCGAAACCAATGCCGTCATTCCGCTGCATCAGAGCACGGAACCGCAGTTTGAGCAGTTTGAAGAGCCGCGCCGTTTCAAGGTATTCACCGCGCGCCAGCTCGACAAGATCGAGCCACTCAAACGCCTGGACGACGAGACCCGCTTTGCCATGGAAGTCGTTGCCAATGTGCTGCCATTCCGGGTCAACGAATACGTTATCGACGAACTGATCGACTGGGACAAGGTGCCCAACGATCCCATCTACCAGCTCACCTTCCCGCAGAAAGGCATGCTGGCTCCGGAACACTTCGACAAGGTGGCCGAAGCCATGCGCGGCGGCGACAAGGCCGAGATCAAGGCCGCCATCGCCGAAGTCCGTGACGCCCTGAACCCGCATCCCGCTGGGCAGATGGAACACAACATGCCGGAAGTGGACGGCGAGAAGATCGATGGCGTCCAGCACAAGTACAACGAGACCGTGCTGTTCTTCCCCAGCCAGGGGCAGGTGTGTCACAGCTACTGCACCTTCTGCTTCCGCTGGGCCCAGTTCATTGGTGACAACGATCTGAAAATCGCCACCAAGGAAGCCGGCCAGCTCAAGAAGTATATCCAGGCGCACCCGGAAATCACCGATGTGCTGATCACCGGCGGCGACCCGCTGGTAATGAAGACCAAGAACCTGCGCGCCCACATCGAACCGCTGCTGGAACTGGACCAGATCCGCACTATCCGCATCGGTTCCAAGGCGCTGACCTTCTGGCCACAGCGTGTGGTGTCAGACGACGATGCCCAGGACCTGCTGGACCTGTTCCGGGAAGTGCAGGCCAGCGGCAAGCACTTGGCACTGATGGCTCACTACAACCACTGGCAGGAACTGGAAACGGACATCGCCCGGGAAGCCGTACGCCGGGTACGCGCCACCGGCGCCGTGATCCGCGCCCAGGGCCCACTGCTGGCACACATCAACGACAATGCCGACGACTGGGCTCGCCTCTGGCAGACCCAGGTAGAGCTGGGCATCATCCCCTACTACATGTTTGTGGAGCGGGACACCGGTGCCCGTCGTTACTTTGAAGTGCCGCTGGCCAAGGCCTGGCAGATCTACCGTGATGCCATGAAGCAGGTATCCGGTATCGCCCGTACCGCCCGTGGCCCGAGTATGTCCAGCCACCCGGGCAAGGTGGAAATCCAGGGCGTGACCGAAATCAACGGCGAGAAAGTGTTCGCCCTGCGCTTCATCCAGGGTCGTAACCATGACTGGGTACAGCGCCCCTTCTTCGCCAAGTACAACGAAGAGGCCACCTGGCTCAACCATCTGGAACCCGCCTTCGGCGAAGAGAAATTCTTCTTCGAGGACGAGCTGGCAGAAATGGAAAGCGAGTAA
- a CDS encoding phospholipase D-like domain-containing protein: protein MDLTFWKSRFDQGLAVLEPFWPYLAAAISLFLAIYVTAHVAQNKRDARAAAAWTGLVWLVPVVGAVLYFMLGVNRIRRRARQLTGGLIDSDDGWRVAAEAVPTVPHLQVLSRLVGRLTHLPLTDGNELALLDAPQAYQAMLDAINGASESIYLVTYIFGNDAAGKPLVDALAAAVKRGVKVRVLIDGMGAHYSLPSVVWRLRRSGVPVQRFLYSLAPWRMPYINLRNHRKIMIVDRSLGFTGGMNIRAGYLHKPARTTDLHARLEGPVVGQLLRSFAADWVFTCGEVLETSYRGPAQVGDVQARGISAGPDADFDKRRLTLLAAIGSAEHRIRIVTPYFVPDLTLMASLQMAILKGVQVQIVIPRKSNLRMVNWASLHALRWLVGEGAELYLSPPPFDHSKVMTVDQHWLMLGSGNWDARSLRLNFEFDLECYSATLTTRVDKMLDRHILLSTRMESDHFRDMAPWRRLRNALAHLMEPYL, encoded by the coding sequence TTGGATCTGACATTCTGGAAAAGCCGTTTCGATCAGGGGCTGGCGGTGCTGGAGCCGTTCTGGCCCTATCTGGCTGCTGCCATCAGCCTTTTCCTGGCGATTTACGTCACCGCCCATGTGGCACAGAACAAGCGCGATGCCCGGGCCGCCGCTGCCTGGACCGGCCTGGTGTGGCTGGTGCCGGTGGTGGGGGCGGTGTTGTATTTCATGTTGGGGGTGAACCGCATCCGGCGTCGCGCCCGACAGCTTACCGGTGGGCTGATCGATAGTGATGATGGCTGGCGGGTGGCCGCTGAGGCGGTGCCCACGGTGCCGCATCTACAGGTGCTCAGCCGGCTGGTGGGACGTCTTACCCATTTGCCGCTCACCGACGGTAACGAGCTGGCACTGCTGGACGCGCCGCAGGCCTATCAGGCCATGCTGGACGCCATTAACGGTGCCAGTGAGAGCATCTACCTGGTGACCTATATTTTCGGCAATGATGCTGCCGGTAAACCGCTGGTGGATGCCCTGGCCGCGGCGGTCAAACGGGGCGTCAAGGTGAGGGTGCTGATTGATGGCATGGGCGCTCATTATTCCCTGCCGTCAGTGGTCTGGCGTCTGCGCCGTAGCGGGGTGCCGGTGCAGCGCTTTCTGTACTCCCTGGCACCCTGGCGCATGCCCTATATCAACCTGCGCAACCACCGCAAGATCATGATCGTGGATCGCTCCCTGGGCTTTACCGGGGGTATGAATATCCGCGCCGGCTATCTACACAAACCGGCTCGCACCACGGATCTGCATGCCCGGCTTGAGGGCCCGGTGGTTGGTCAGCTGTTGCGAAGCTTCGCCGCCGACTGGGTCTTTACCTGCGGAGAAGTGCTGGAGACCAGCTATCGTGGCCCTGCCCAGGTGGGCGATGTTCAGGCGCGGGGTATCAGCGCCGGCCCGGATGCGGATTTTGATAAACGCCGGCTTACCCTGCTGGCGGCCATCGGTAGTGCCGAGCACCGTATCCGCATTGTCACCCCCTATTTCGTGCCGGACCTGACCCTGATGGCGTCCCTGCAGATGGCCATTTTGAAGGGGGTGCAGGTGCAGATCGTGATTCCCCGCAAGAGCAACCTGCGCATGGTGAACTGGGCGAGTCTGCATGCCCTGCGCTGGCTGGTGGGTGAGGGCGCCGAGCTCTATCTGTCGCCGCCGCCATTTGATCACAGCAAGGTGATGACGGTGGATCAGCACTGGCTGATGCTCGGTTCCGGTAACTGGGATGCCCGCAGCCTGCGCCTGAATTTCGAATTTGATCTGGAGTGTTACAGCGCGACCCTCACGACCCGGGTGGATAAAATGCTGGATCGCCATATCCTGCTGTCTACCCGCATGGAGTCGGATCATTTCCGCGACATGGCGCCCTGGCGCCGTTTGCGTAATGCCCTGGCGCATCTGATGGAGCCCTATCTTTGA
- a CDS encoding PLP-dependent aminotransferase family protein: MTLYQSLADRLQTLIRDQVYPVGSRLPGVRVLAEQQQVSVSTAVNACRELEQRGVLEARPRSGYYVRQPPVVREAPRVTTASRRPRRITGQERVLQVLQNVNNPSVVNLGAAVPAPEYMPVATMERMFHSVLREERRRCVGYAFPPGAPELCTQIARRLAGLQCEVSPEDVLVTNSCQESVAIALKLTTQPGDTVAIESPTYYGLLQVIDSLGLKALEIPTDPVDGISLEALTLALDRWKVSACVVVSNFSNPLGVRLSDARKQALLTLLSKHKVPLVEDDIYGDLPLSGPRPRPVKSWDRQGLVYYCSSSSKTLSAGLRVGWLVTPEHHREKAQYLQFINTVSVATPSQLVLARYLERGHYDRFLRQLCGEHARGVARMTERVTQLFPQQTRVSRPAGGFVLWVELPGEVDTTELMEKALEAGVSFAPGSLFSASGKFANCLRLNCAVKWDNRVEQALVTLSRLL; this comes from the coding sequence ATGACCTTGTATCAAAGCCTGGCGGATCGCCTGCAGACCCTGATTCGTGATCAGGTTTACCCGGTAGGTAGCCGTCTTCCCGGCGTGCGGGTGCTGGCGGAGCAGCAGCAGGTGAGCGTATCCACGGCGGTGAATGCCTGTCGGGAGCTGGAGCAACGTGGTGTGCTGGAAGCCCGTCCGCGATCCGGGTATTACGTGCGCCAGCCGCCGGTGGTGCGCGAGGCTCCCCGGGTGACGACGGCAAGCCGGCGACCGCGCCGGATTACCGGTCAGGAGCGGGTGCTGCAGGTACTGCAGAATGTGAATAACCCTTCGGTAGTGAACCTGGGGGCGGCGGTGCCAGCGCCAGAATATATGCCAGTGGCAACCATGGAGAGGATGTTTCACAGCGTGCTGCGTGAGGAGCGACGTCGCTGTGTGGGTTATGCCTTTCCGCCTGGCGCCCCGGAATTGTGTACCCAGATTGCCCGAAGGCTGGCGGGATTGCAGTGCGAGGTCAGCCCGGAAGATGTGCTGGTTACCAATAGCTGCCAGGAATCCGTGGCCATTGCGCTCAAGCTGACAACCCAACCCGGTGACACCGTGGCGATTGAGTCGCCCACCTATTATGGCCTGTTGCAGGTGATCGATTCGCTGGGACTGAAGGCATTGGAAATCCCTACGGATCCGGTGGATGGCATTTCCCTGGAAGCCCTCACCCTGGCGCTGGACCGCTGGAAAGTCTCGGCCTGTGTGGTGGTGTCGAATTTTTCCAATCCGCTCGGGGTGCGGCTATCCGACGCACGCAAACAGGCACTGCTGACACTGTTGTCAAAGCACAAAGTGCCGCTAGTGGAAGATGACATCTACGGGGATCTGCCGCTAAGTGGACCCCGCCCCCGGCCAGTGAAAAGCTGGGATCGCCAGGGGCTGGTGTATTACTGCTCGTCCTCTTCGAAAACCCTCTCAGCGGGTTTGCGAGTAGGGTGGCTGGTGACGCCGGAGCACCATCGTGAAAAGGCCCAGTATCTGCAATTCATCAATACGGTATCGGTAGCCACGCCATCGCAGCTGGTATTGGCCCGTTATCTGGAACGTGGTCATTACGACCGGTTCCTGCGCCAGCTGTGTGGTGAGCACGCCCGGGGTGTGGCAAGAATGACCGAGCGGGTAACACAGCTTTTTCCACAACAGACCCGGGTAAGTCGGCCTGCGGGTGGGTTTGTGTTGTGGGTGGAGTTGCCGGGGGAGGTGGATACCACCGAACTGATGGAAAAAGCACTGGAAGCCGGGGTGAGTTTTGCTCCCGGCTCGCTGTTTTCCGCCTCCGGAAAGTTCGCCAACTGTCTGCGGCTGAATTGCGCTGTGAAGTGGGACAATCGGGTGGAGCAGGCGCTGGTGACCTTGTCGCGGTTGTTGTAG
- a CDS encoding START domain-containing protein: MIIKRFLLGLILLGGSAMSVADSSKWVLVTDRDDIQVYRQDDDSSRLKTFRGVGVVPVTDFNAIGALMDDYDAVASFMHMVSEIRDLHRASPYQRDVYVTTRLPWPVKDRDAPLRVTFYQEPGSYDLVMPFSLNPPVFPEQPDYVRMPQMEGYYRFEPLSPGEVKVTIEVILDPGGAVPAWLANIILRDIPYFSLRRLRRVVNQPRFQGISHGYYQTPESWQKPQKQEVANAASKETPAPSVPR; the protein is encoded by the coding sequence ATGATAATAAAACGGTTTTTACTCGGCCTGATCCTGCTGGGCGGATCAGCCATGTCCGTGGCCGACTCGTCAAAATGGGTACTGGTCACCGACCGGGATGATATCCAGGTCTATCGCCAGGATGATGACAGCTCACGCTTGAAAACCTTCCGTGGCGTGGGCGTGGTACCGGTGACGGACTTCAATGCCATTGGTGCCCTGATGGACGATTACGACGCGGTCGCCTCTTTCATGCACATGGTCTCTGAAATTCGTGACCTGCACCGGGCCTCTCCCTATCAGCGTGACGTCTATGTCACTACGCGTTTGCCATGGCCGGTGAAAGATCGGGATGCGCCTTTGCGTGTGACTTTCTACCAGGAGCCGGGCAGCTACGATCTGGTGATGCCGTTTTCCCTGAATCCGCCGGTATTTCCCGAGCAGCCTGACTATGTGCGCATGCCACAGATGGAAGGCTATTACCGGTTCGAGCCCTTGTCGCCGGGGGAGGTGAAGGTAACCATTGAAGTGATACTGGACCCGGGCGGTGCGGTGCCGGCCTGGCTGGCCAATATCATACTGCGGGATATCCCGTATTTTTCACTGCGGCGGTTGCGCCGGGTGGTGAACCAGCCCCGTTTCCAGGGGATTTCCCACGGCTACTACCAGACTCCGGAGAGCTGGCAGAAGCCGCAGAAACAGGAAGTGGCTAACGC